From Pseudomonas sp. G.S.17, the proteins below share one genomic window:
- a CDS encoding helix-turn-helix transcriptional regulator, with protein sequence MPTNGQHRIHPLGSERQIPTLTDLPRPLYARAESLSAGSWTPPHRHDWVQFSYAISGVLGVHTAEGSFFAPPQWGVWIPAGLEHQVVTSMRAEMRSLYVRKEDSEWAPQRCRVLEVTPLARELIKSFCQLPPVYPLGDSSEARLVQVLLDQLAQLPEVSFSLPLPRHPRLLALCNELIENPSQLITLHDWAQRLGTSEKTVMRLFQRETGLSFRAWRQRARLLSSLGVLEDGDSVTTAALACGYDSTSAFIAAFKGLFGFTPGELFKQ encoded by the coding sequence ATGCCGACTAACGGACAACATCGAATTCATCCTTTGGGCAGCGAACGGCAGATCCCGACGCTGACGGATTTACCGCGCCCGCTGTACGCCCGTGCTGAAAGTCTCAGTGCCGGATCGTGGACGCCGCCGCATCGCCATGATTGGGTGCAGTTTTCCTACGCAATCAGTGGCGTTCTCGGTGTGCACACGGCCGAAGGAAGTTTTTTCGCCCCGCCGCAATGGGGCGTGTGGATCCCCGCCGGGCTGGAGCATCAAGTGGTGACGTCGATGCGCGCGGAAATGCGCAGCCTGTATGTGCGCAAGGAAGATTCCGAGTGGGCGCCGCAGCGTTGCCGGGTGTTGGAAGTGACGCCGCTGGCCCGAGAATTGATCAAGTCGTTCTGCCAGTTGCCACCGGTCTACCCGCTGGGCGACAGCAGTGAAGCGCGGCTGGTCCAGGTATTGCTCGATCAGTTGGCGCAGTTGCCGGAAGTCAGTTTCTCGCTGCCGTTGCCGCGTCATCCGCGCTTGCTGGCTTTGTGCAATGAACTGATCGAAAACCCAAGCCAGCTGATTACCTTGCACGACTGGGCGCAGCGCCTGGGCACTTCGGAAAAAACCGTCATGCGCCTGTTTCAGCGTGAAACCGGCTTGAGTTTCCGCGCCTGGCGCCAGCGCGCGCGATTGCTGTCGTCCCTCGGCGTACTGGAAGACGGCGACAGCGTGACCACCGCCGCGCTGGCTTGTGGCTACGATTCCACCTCGGCGTTCATCGCTGCATTCAAGGGCTTGTTTGGCTTCACGCCGGGAGAGCTGTTCAAACAATAA
- a CDS encoding bile acid:sodium symporter family protein yields the protein MPVLKHLKRVVTDWFLCGMVLATVLAYFIPGFGAKGGGMHAEYVINIGVFLVFFLHGVNLSSEQIKHGLKNWRLHIMVQAFTFIAFPVIWLLCDKAFGSHIPALLMLGFLYLCALPSTISSSVALTGSAGGNVPAAILNASMSSVFGIFMTPWLVSLVVGTGSGGIDLGSTLLNLSLMMLLPLVLGQLLRPLLGKFFARHKKYTNIIDKIVILLLVYAAFCNSMVSGMWQTQGNSVILMAFVGSAVLLLVILLLTTTTAKLLKFNHADKVAAVFCASKKSLAAGAPMAALIFGDNPGLGLILLPIMIYHPLQLIVCSVMAESYATRHKQQLSAEALEEARAA from the coding sequence ATGCCTGTACTCAAACACCTCAAACGCGTGGTCACTGACTGGTTCCTCTGCGGAATGGTCCTGGCCACCGTGCTGGCTTATTTCATCCCCGGCTTCGGTGCGAAGGGCGGCGGCATGCATGCGGAATACGTGATCAACATCGGCGTCTTCCTGGTGTTCTTCCTGCACGGGGTGAATCTGTCCAGCGAACAGATCAAGCATGGCCTGAAGAACTGGCGCCTGCACATCATGGTGCAAGCCTTCACCTTCATCGCCTTCCCGGTGATCTGGCTGCTGTGTGACAAAGCCTTCGGCTCGCATATTCCGGCACTGTTGATGCTGGGCTTCCTCTACTTGTGCGCGCTGCCCTCGACGATTTCCTCTTCGGTGGCCTTGACCGGCAGCGCAGGCGGCAACGTGCCAGCGGCGATTCTCAATGCCAGTATGTCCAGCGTATTCGGGATATTCATGACGCCATGGCTGGTCAGCCTGGTGGTCGGCACCGGCTCGGGCGGGATCGATCTGGGCTCGACGCTGCTGAACCTGAGCCTGATGATGCTGCTGCCACTGGTATTGGGCCAGTTGCTGCGGCCGTTGCTGGGCAAGTTCTTCGCACGGCACAAGAAGTACACCAACATCATCGACAAGATCGTGATCCTGCTGCTGGTTTACGCGGCGTTCTGCAATTCGATGGTCTCGGGCATGTGGCAAACCCAGGGCAACAGCGTGATTTTGATGGCGTTCGTCGGCAGCGCCGTGTTGCTGTTGGTGATCCTGCTCCTCACGACCACGACCGCCAAACTGCTGAAATTCAACCATGCCGATAAAGTCGCGGCGGTGTTCTGCGCCAGCAAGAAATCCCTGGCGGCAGGCGCGCCCATGGCGGCGTTGATCTTTGGCGATAATCCGGGGCTGGGCCTGATCCTGCTGCCGATCATGATCTATCACCCGCTGCAATTGATCGTCTGTTCGGTAATGGCGGAGAGCTATGCCACCCGCCACAAACAACAGTTGTCCGCAGAAGCACTGGAGGAAGCGCGGGCTGCTTGA
- a CDS encoding acetyl-CoA C-acetyltransferase: MNQPRRVAIVGGNRIPFARSNGPYATASNQAMLTAALEGLIERFNLHGLRLGEVVAGAVLKHSRDFNLTRECVLGSRLSPQTPAYDLQQACGTGLEAALLVANKIALGQIECGIAGGVDTTSDAPIGVNEDLRNILLQVNRSKTTADKLKALMQLRPHNLKPELPRNGEPRTGLSMGQHCELMAQTWGIPRDQQDQLALESHLKMAAAYAEGWQGDLMTPYLGLTRDNNLRPDLTLEKLASLKPAFERSAKGTLTAGNSTPLTDGASLVLLASEEWAKERGLPVLAYLRDGEAAAVDFVNGAEGLLMAPVYAVPRLLARNGLTLQDFDYYEIHEAFAAQVLCTLKAWEDADYCKSRLGLDAPLGSIDRAKMNVKGSSLAAGHPFAATGGRIVANLAKLLSVAGQGRGLISICAAGGQGVTAILER, from the coding sequence ATGAATCAGCCACGCCGGGTCGCCATTGTCGGCGGTAATCGCATTCCGTTCGCCCGTTCCAACGGGCCATATGCCACTGCCAGCAATCAAGCCATGTTGACGGCCGCCCTGGAGGGCTTGATCGAGCGCTTCAACCTGCACGGCCTGCGCCTTGGGGAAGTGGTCGCCGGTGCGGTGCTCAAGCATTCCCGGGATTTCAACCTGACCCGCGAATGCGTGCTCGGTTCGCGCCTGTCGCCGCAAACGCCGGCTTACGATCTCCAGCAAGCCTGCGGCACTGGCCTGGAAGCGGCGTTGCTGGTCGCCAATAAAATCGCCCTGGGCCAGATTGAATGCGGCATCGCGGGCGGCGTGGACACTACGTCCGATGCGCCCATTGGCGTGAACGAAGACCTGCGCAATATTCTGTTGCAGGTTAATCGCAGCAAGACCACCGCCGACAAGCTCAAGGCGCTGATGCAATTGCGCCCGCACAATCTCAAGCCGGAACTGCCACGCAATGGCGAACCGCGCACCGGGCTTTCAATGGGCCAGCATTGCGAACTCATGGCGCAAACCTGGGGTATTCCTCGCGACCAGCAGGATCAGCTGGCTCTGGAAAGCCATCTGAAAATGGCTGCGGCTTATGCCGAAGGCTGGCAAGGCGATCTGATGACGCCGTATCTGGGCCTTACTCGGGATAACAACCTGCGTCCGGATTTGACGCTGGAGAAGCTCGCCAGTCTCAAACCGGCCTTCGAGCGCAGCGCCAAGGGCACATTGACCGCTGGCAACTCGACGCCGCTGACCGATGGCGCCTCGCTGGTGCTGTTGGCGAGTGAAGAGTGGGCCAAGGAACGCGGTTTGCCGGTGTTGGCCTATCTGCGCGATGGCGAAGCGGCGGCGGTGGATTTCGTCAATGGCGCGGAAGGCCTGCTGATGGCTCCGGTGTACGCGGTACCGCGCCTGCTGGCGCGCAATGGCCTGACGCTGCAGGACTTCGATTACTACGAAATTCACGAAGCCTTCGCCGCGCAAGTGCTGTGCACGCTCAAGGCCTGGGAGGATGCGGACTACTGCAAATCACGCCTGGGTCTGGACGCGCCCTTGGGCTCGATTGATCGCGCGAAAATGAATGTCAAAGGCAGTTCGCTGGCCGCTGGACATCCTTTTGCCGCAACAGGCGGCCGTATAGTCGCCAACCTGGCCAAGCTGCTGAGCGTCGCCGGGCAAGGCCGTGGCTTGATTTCCATCTGCGCGGCGGGCGGGCAGGGTGTTACGGCGATTCTGGAGCGCTGA
- a CDS encoding 3-oxoacyl-ACP reductase: MSSDRYIDFANSDIGRRLVGAIGLPKPVRLERWQAGRLRPVEGTLLISAGPLADHVRLFAQRLTDSLYSFGSEIPGATNWVADQGPKLKAVVFDASTFTQVDHLKQLREFFQPLLRSLDSSAHVLILGHAPASLKDPVAAATQQAIEGFSRSLAKEMRNGGTVQLLQVDNGAEEQLEGAFRFFLSPKSAFISGQVIRLRRCAIEVQDWSRPLAGRKALVTGAARGIGAAIAETLARDGAEVVLLDVPQARADLEALAARLGGRALTVDICAEDAASQLIEHLPDGLDILVHNAGITRDKTLANMPADFWDSVLAVNFNAPQVLTQALVDSGTLRDNARVILMSSTTGLAGNRGQTNYAASKAGLIGLARAMAPSLHERGISINAVAPGFIETKMTAAMPFALREAGRRMSSLGQGGLPQDVAEAVAWLAQPGSGAVSGQVLRVCGQSVVGA; this comes from the coding sequence ATGTCGTCTGATCGCTACATTGATTTCGCCAATTCCGACATAGGCCGTCGCCTGGTTGGCGCGATTGGCCTGCCCAAGCCGGTCAGACTGGAACGCTGGCAGGCCGGGCGTCTGCGCCCTGTCGAAGGCACGTTGTTGATCAGCGCCGGACCGCTTGCCGATCACGTCAGGCTGTTCGCGCAGCGCCTGACCGATTCGCTTTACAGTTTTGGCAGCGAGATTCCCGGTGCAACTAATTGGGTGGCCGATCAAGGGCCGAAGCTCAAGGCGGTGGTGTTCGATGCCAGCACTTTCACTCAAGTCGATCACCTCAAGCAGTTGCGCGAATTCTTTCAACCGTTGTTGCGCAGCCTGGACAGCAGCGCCCATGTGCTGATCCTCGGTCATGCCCCGGCATCTCTGAAAGATCCGGTTGCCGCCGCGACCCAGCAGGCGATCGAAGGCTTCAGCCGTTCGCTGGCCAAGGAAATGCGCAATGGCGGCACCGTGCAATTATTGCAGGTCGATAACGGCGCCGAAGAACAGCTTGAAGGCGCGTTCCGATTCTTCCTGTCGCCGAAAAGCGCGTTCATCTCCGGTCAGGTCATCCGCCTACGCCGTTGCGCCATCGAAGTGCAGGACTGGAGTCGCCCGCTGGCGGGTCGAAAGGCCCTGGTAACGGGTGCCGCACGCGGGATCGGCGCAGCCATTGCTGAAACATTGGCCCGGGATGGCGCGGAAGTGGTGCTGCTCGATGTGCCTCAGGCCAGGGCTGACCTCGAAGCGCTGGCTGCGCGCCTCGGCGGACGGGCGCTGACGGTGGATATCTGCGCCGAAGATGCGGCGAGCCAATTGATCGAGCACCTGCCGGACGGGCTGGACATTCTGGTGCATAACGCCGGCATTACCCGGGACAAAACCCTGGCCAACATGCCGGCGGATTTCTGGGACTCGGTGCTGGCGGTCAACTTCAACGCACCACAAGTCCTGACGCAAGCGCTGGTCGACAGCGGCACCTTGCGCGACAACGCCCGGGTGATTCTCATGTCGTCCACGACCGGGCTGGCCGGGAATCGCGGGCAAACCAACTATGCCGCCAGCAAGGCCGGGCTGATTGGCCTGGCGCGGGCCATGGCACCGTCGCTGCATGAACGCGGCATCAGCATCAACGCCGTGGCGCCGGGTTTTATCGAAACCAAAATGACCGCCGCCATGCCATTCGCCCTGCGCGAAGCCGGACGCCGGATGAGTTCGCTGGGCCAGGGTGGCCTGCCTCAGGACGTCGCCGAAGCGGTGGCCTGGCTGGCACAGCCGGGTTCCGGCGCAGTCAGCGGTCAAGTGTTGCGAGTCTGTGGTCAAAGTGTCGTCGGCGCGTGA
- a CDS encoding MaoC/PaaZ C-terminal domain-containing protein → MSAHWLYLDSLPALPNLFVQAALKRKVTGTQLPELGLRCWMSVDPAKLAAYRQVCGYPDSSLLPPTYPHALAFPLQMQLMTAKDFPFPLLGLIHLANRITVHRPLGGVNKVYIGVHAQNLQPHAKGATFSLLTQVEDSLGILWEEESTMLCRGVQLEGAAEGDFEPAPLPVSEVARWEATADIGRRYAKSSGDYNPIHLSRPSAKLFGFPQAIAHGMWLKARTLAALEDHLPASNLDISVQFHKPVRLPSEVVLSASAAGSHGQLKLEGAQGIVHMLGTWQPVE, encoded by the coding sequence ATGAGTGCTCATTGGCTTTATCTGGACAGCCTGCCGGCTTTGCCGAATCTTTTCGTGCAGGCGGCCCTGAAGCGCAAAGTGACGGGTACGCAATTGCCGGAACTGGGCCTGCGCTGCTGGATGTCGGTGGACCCGGCCAAGCTGGCGGCGTACCGCCAAGTTTGCGGTTATCCCGACAGCAGCCTGCTGCCGCCGACGTATCCCCATGCGCTGGCTTTCCCGTTGCAAATGCAGCTGATGACTGCCAAGGATTTCCCATTCCCCTTGCTGGGGCTGATTCATCTGGCCAATCGCATCACGGTCCATCGGCCGCTGGGTGGGGTGAATAAGGTCTACATCGGGGTGCATGCGCAAAATCTGCAACCCCACGCTAAGGGTGCCACGTTCAGCCTGCTGACTCAGGTTGAAGATTCGCTGGGCATTCTCTGGGAAGAAGAAAGCACCATGCTGTGTCGCGGGGTTCAACTGGAAGGCGCGGCTGAGGGCGATTTCGAGCCCGCGCCATTGCCGGTCAGCGAAGTGGCGCGCTGGGAGGCAACGGCCGATATCGGTCGGCGCTATGCCAAGAGCTCGGGCGACTACAACCCGATCCACCTGAGCAGACCCAGCGCCAAACTGTTCGGTTTCCCGCAAGCCATCGCCCACGGCATGTGGCTCAAGGCCCGTACCCTCGCCGCTCTGGAAGACCATTTACCCGCGTCGAACCTCGACATCAGCGTGCAATTCCACAAACCGGTGCGGCTGCCCAGCGAAGTGGTGCTCTCGGCCAGTGCCGCAGGGTCGCATGGGCAGCTGAAACTGGAAGGCGCGCAGGGCATCGTGCATATGCTGGGGACTTGGCAGCCGGTGGAATAA
- a CDS encoding nucleotide pyrophosphohydrolase, whose product MNLDDLTQRMHRIRDQNDWKQFHSPKNLAMAASVEMSELVEIFQWLSEDQSRQLPPEKLAHAGQEVGDIVLYLILMCSELGLDMDAVVRAKLADNERRFAK is encoded by the coding sequence ATGAACCTCGACGATTTGACCCAACGCATGCATCGCATCCGCGATCAAAACGACTGGAAACAATTTCACAGCCCGAAAAACCTGGCTATGGCCGCCAGCGTTGAAATGTCCGAGCTGGTAGAAATCTTCCAGTGGCTCAGTGAAGACCAATCGCGCCAGCTGCCGCCTGAAAAACTGGCTCACGCCGGGCAAGAAGTCGGCGATATCGTGCTGTATCTGATTCTGATGTGCAGCGAACTGGGTCTGGATATGGACGCCGTGGTGCGCGCCAAGCTGGCAGACAATGAACGCAGGTTCGCCAAATGA
- a CDS encoding methyltransferase domain-containing protein, with amino-acid sequence MSDRHFDQLATRFAEKIYGGAKGAIRLAVLQADLSEALPERKLRVLDIGAGLGHMSLWLAERGHDVTLAEPAEPMLEGARQRFAEAGQSATFIQAPWQELPGLLSEPYDLVVCHAVLEWLAEPHTILPVLHQLTKADGWLSLAFYNRDALVYRNLLKGHFRKMRKNDMAGEKQSLTPQQPLDPRELAAQLEGMWRVETQSGVRVFHDYMPVEFQARVELADLLEMELAHRRHPAYAGLGRYLHWVCRPV; translated from the coding sequence ATGAGTGACCGCCATTTCGACCAACTGGCGACCCGTTTCGCGGAAAAGATCTACGGCGGCGCCAAGGGTGCGATTCGCCTGGCGGTGTTGCAGGCCGATCTCAGCGAAGCATTGCCGGAGCGCAAGCTGCGCGTTCTGGATATCGGCGCAGGGCTTGGGCATATGTCGCTGTGGCTGGCCGAACGCGGGCATGACGTGACCCTGGCCGAACCCGCCGAGCCGATGCTCGAAGGCGCGCGCCAGCGATTCGCCGAAGCCGGCCAAAGCGCCACCTTCATCCAGGCGCCTTGGCAAGAATTGCCCGGTTTGCTCAGCGAACCCTACGATCTGGTGGTCTGCCACGCGGTGCTGGAATGGCTGGCGGAACCGCACACGATTCTGCCGGTGTTGCACCAACTGACCAAAGCCGATGGCTGGCTGTCACTGGCCTTTTATAATCGTGACGCGTTGGTCTATCGCAACCTGCTCAAGGGTCACTTCCGCAAGATGCGCAAGAACGACATGGCCGGCGAGAAGCAAAGTCTGACGCCGCAACAGCCACTTGATCCGCGTGAATTGGCGGCGCAACTTGAAGGCATGTGGCGAGTCGAAACCCAGAGCGGCGTAAGAGTTTTCCACGATTACATGCCGGTCGAGTTCCAGGCTCGCGTAGAGCTGGCCGACTTGCTGGAAATGGAACTGGCCCATCGTCGCCATCCGGCGTATGCCGGGCTGGGGCGCTACCTGCATTGGGTGTGTCGCCCGGTGTAG
- a CDS encoding DUF4136 domain-containing protein: MKRRFALIALCLGISACQTDNPYNASSLPLPPAPPQAATTLDMSAYPAPARDYGRYRSWTWLNSQLPPGSAWADSAQIAEAVSNGLDQRGLRPAQNPQAADLRVTADTRLETRLRQVRDDYYDPYYGGAGLGYGRYNGPYHNGYGYGGYASVPVVRTYQEQVVVVHISLFDGRNGQPVWSASAETRSDGSLSDRTKALRTAVQKALTAYPPS, translated from the coding sequence ATGAAACGCCGCTTCGCTTTGATCGCGCTGTGCCTGGGCATCAGCGCCTGCCAAACCGATAACCCGTACAACGCCAGTTCGTTGCCTTTGCCACCGGCGCCGCCACAAGCAGCCACGACGCTGGACATGAGCGCCTACCCTGCTCCGGCGCGGGATTACGGCCGCTATCGCAGCTGGACCTGGCTCAACAGCCAACTGCCACCCGGTTCGGCATGGGCCGACTCGGCGCAAATCGCCGAAGCCGTGAGCAACGGGCTCGATCAACGCGGCCTGCGACCGGCGCAAAACCCGCAGGCGGCGGATTTGCGGGTGACAGCTGATACCCGACTGGAAACCCGTCTGCGTCAGGTGCGCGACGACTACTACGATCCATACTATGGCGGTGCCGGGCTGGGCTACGGACGCTATAACGGTCCGTATCACAATGGTTATGGTTACGGCGGCTACGCGTCCGTGCCGGTGGTACGCACTTATCAGGAGCAGGTCGTTGTCGTACACATCAGCCTGTTCGATGGGCGCAACGGCCAGCCGGTGTGGAGCGCCAGCGCTGAAACCCGCAGCGACGGAAGCCTGTCCGACCGCACCAAAGCATTGCGGACGGCAGTGCAGAAAGCACTGACCGCTTACCCACCTTCTTGA
- a CDS encoding DUF4136 domain-containing protein has product MFRGLVVLSLALLLSACQTSQVNRDFDASRDFGGYRSWSWKEPGVQYQPDDPRIKSDLTEQRIRQSLGEQLDQRGLRMARPGSNADLKIQTWLIVENRQQLVSTNYGGGWGPWGGYGYWGAPMSTETRSVDYKVTTLQVDMYDGKDGKLVWRGSTEQILSERSANPDARNNVIRQTVAKILEQYPPH; this is encoded by the coding sequence ATGTTCCGCGGTCTTGTCGTGTTGTCCCTGGCGCTGCTGCTCAGCGCTTGCCAGACCAGCCAGGTCAATCGTGACTTCGATGCCAGTCGCGACTTTGGCGGCTATCGCAGCTGGAGCTGGAAAGAACCCGGCGTGCAATATCAGCCGGATGATCCGCGCATCAAAAGCGACCTTACCGAGCAACGCATTCGTCAGTCGCTCGGCGAGCAGCTGGACCAGCGCGGCCTGCGCATGGCCCGCCCGGGCAGCAATGCCGATCTGAAAATACAGACCTGGCTGATCGTCGAGAATCGCCAGCAACTGGTCAGCACCAATTACGGCGGCGGCTGGGGACCTTGGGGTGGCTACGGTTATTGGGGCGCGCCGATGAGCACCGAGACGCGCAGCGTCGATTACAAAGTGACCACGCTGCAGGTTGATATGTACGACGGCAAGGATGGCAAGCTGGTCTGGCGTGGCAGCACCGAGCAGATCCTCAGCGAAAGATCCGCCAATCCGGATGCCCGCAACAACGTGATTCGCCAGACCGTGGCGAAGATACTGGAGCAGTACCCGCCGCATTGA
- a CDS encoding ABC transporter permease, protein MLSPYSSPLERVWFYALRIMCGLILLFLVLPVLVIIPLSFNSGSFLVYPLQGFSLHWYQDFFNSNEWMRSLKNSLIIAPAATILAMGFGTLAAIGLTRGNFPGKALVMALVISPMVVPVVIIGVASYLFFAPLGLGNSFISLILVHAVLGVPFVIITVSATLQGFNYNLVRAAASLGASPVTAFRRVTLPLIAPGVISGALFAFATSFDEVVVTLFLAGPEQVTLPRQMFSGIRENLSPTIAAAATLLIGFSVVLLLVLEWLRGRSEKLRTAVE, encoded by the coding sequence ATGTTGAGTCCTTATTCTTCGCCTCTTGAGCGTGTCTGGTTTTACGCTCTGCGCATCATGTGCGGTCTGATCCTGTTGTTTCTGGTGCTGCCGGTACTGGTGATCATTCCGTTGTCGTTCAACTCCGGGAGTTTTCTGGTCTATCCGCTGCAAGGCTTTTCCTTGCATTGGTATCAGGACTTCTTCAACTCGAACGAGTGGATGCGCTCCCTGAAGAACAGCCTGATCATCGCGCCGGCTGCCACCATCCTGGCCATGGGTTTTGGCACGCTGGCGGCAATTGGCCTGACCCGTGGCAACTTCCCCGGCAAGGCGTTGGTCATGGCCTTGGTGATTTCGCCCATGGTGGTGCCAGTAGTGATCATCGGGGTGGCCAGCTATCTGTTCTTCGCCCCGTTGGGACTGGGCAACAGCTTTATCTCGCTGATCCTGGTGCATGCGGTTTTGGGTGTGCCGTTCGTGATCATCACGGTGTCGGCGACCTTGCAGGGCTTTAACTACAACCTGGTGCGCGCGGCCGCCAGTCTTGGTGCTTCGCCGGTGACTGCGTTCCGTCGGGTGACCTTGCCGCTGATTGCGCCGGGGGTTATTTCCGGCGCGCTGTTCGCCTTCGCCACTTCCTTCGATGAAGTGGTGGTGACGCTGTTCCTTGCCGGACCGGAACAGGTGACCCTGCCTCGGCAGATGTTCAGCGGCATCCGCGAAAACCTCAGCCCGACCATCGCCGCCGCCGCAACCTTGCTGATCGGTTTCTCGGTGGTATTGCTGCTGGTGCTGGAATGGTTGCGTGGGCGTAGCGAGAAGTTGCGCACGGCGGTGGAATGA
- a CDS encoding ABC transporter permease translates to MALALPLPDGASPTLKQRLARAERVNRWKAQALIAPLVIFLLLVFLVPIVALLYKSVGNPEVVNALPATVVQVAQWDGKGLPSESVYKTLSLELAETRKNSTLGDLSKRLNMELAGYRSLLMTTARALPFATEPASYKDALEALDERWGDPAYWQVLRRNTSSVTPYYLLAAVDHRIDDLGEVAPATPDQAIYLDIFARTFWMGFVITLICLVLAYPLAYLLANLPARQSNLLMILVLLPFWTSILVRVAAWIVLLQSSGLINGALMAMGIIDKPLELVFNRVGVYISMVHIMLPFMILPIYSVMKGISPTYMRAAISLGCNPFASFWRVYFPQTYAGIGAGCLLVFILAIGYYITPALLGSPNDQMVSYFVAFYTNTSINWGMATALGGLLLLATVVLYLIYNWLVGASRLRLS, encoded by the coding sequence ATGGCCCTCGCCCTGCCCCTGCCTGACGGCGCCAGCCCCACCTTGAAACAGCGCCTGGCTCGTGCCGAACGGGTCAACCGCTGGAAGGCCCAGGCATTGATTGCGCCACTGGTGATTTTCCTGTTGCTGGTGTTTCTAGTGCCAATCGTTGCGCTGCTTTACAAGAGCGTCGGCAACCCGGAAGTCGTCAACGCCTTGCCGGCCACTGTCGTGCAGGTCGCGCAATGGGACGGCAAAGGACTTCCTTCCGAGTCGGTCTACAAAACCCTGAGCCTTGAGCTGGCTGAAACCCGCAAGAATTCGACCCTGGGCGATTTGTCCAAGCGTCTGAACATGGAACTGGCCGGCTACCGCAGCCTGCTGATGACCACCGCTCGCGCCTTGCCGTTTGCCACTGAACCGGCTTCTTATAAAGATGCGCTCGAAGCATTGGACGAACGTTGGGGTGATCCGGCCTATTGGCAGGTGCTCCGTCGCAATACCAGTAGCGTTACCCCCTATTACCTGTTGGCCGCTGTCGACCACCGCATCGATGACCTCGGTGAAGTGGCGCCTGCGACCCCGGATCAAGCGATTTACCTGGATATCTTCGCCCGCACCTTCTGGATGGGGTTTGTCATCACCCTGATCTGCCTGGTCCTGGCGTATCCACTGGCTTATCTGCTGGCCAATCTGCCAGCACGACAAAGCAACCTGTTGATGATTCTCGTGCTGCTGCCGTTCTGGACCTCGATTCTGGTGCGGGTCGCCGCGTGGATCGTGTTGCTGCAATCGAGCGGGCTGATCAATGGCGCGTTGATGGCCATGGGCATTATCGATAAGCCGCTGGAGCTGGTGTTCAACCGGGTCGGCGTGTACATCTCGATGGTGCACATCATGCTGCCGTTCATGATTCTGCCGATCTACAGCGTGATGAAGGGCATTTCCCCGACGTACATGCGGGCGGCGATTTCCCTGGGCTGCAATCCATTTGCCAGCTTCTGGCGCGTGTACTTCCCGCAAACCTACGCCGGGATTGGCGCGGGTTGCCTGTTGGTGTTCATTCTGGCGATCGGCTACTACATCACCCCAGCGTTGCTGGGCAGCCCGAACGATCAAATGGTCAGTTACTTCGTCGCCTTCTACACCAACACCAGCATCAACTGGGGCATGGCCACAGCGCTGGGCGGCCTGCTGTTGCTGGCGACCGTCGTGCTTTATCTGATTTATAACTGGTTGGTCGGCGCCAGCCGCCTGCGCCTGAGCTGA